From Stegostoma tigrinum isolate sSteTig4 chromosome 4, sSteTig4.hap1, whole genome shotgun sequence, a single genomic window includes:
- the tbx18 gene encoding T-box transcription factor TBX18 isoform X4 has product MAQRGMAEKRRSPSAMSLKAHAFSVEALIGAEKKRKVDGRSENGVELKERRTSPSVNAPSKDRGPEDDRHCGTDHSERAVLNGDDALSCPSPPVVSKAYVAPKCGTSREDIHVELQGADLWKRFHEIGTEMIITKAGRRMFPAMRVKMTGLDPHQQYYIAMDIIPVDNKRYRYVYHSSKWMVAGNADSPVPPRVYIHPDSPASGDTWMRQVISFDKLKLTNNELDDQGHIILHSMHKYQPRVHVIRKECGEELSPVKPIPGGDGVKHFCFPETVFTTVTAYQNQQITRLKIDRNPFAKGFRDSGRNRMGLEAIVESYAFWRPSLRTLSFEDIPGIHKQGNITSNKPQGLQLFQSLFELHHTVDKI; this is encoded by the exons cCCAACGTGGAATGGCTGAGAAAAGGAGATCTCCGTCCGCAATGAGTTTGAAAGCTCATGCCTTTTCCGTGGAAGCGCTGATCGGGGcggaaaagaaaaggaaagtggACGGACGCAGCGAGAACGGGGTCGAGCTGAAAGAGCGAAGGACGAGCCCGAGTGTGAACGCGCCGAGTAAGGACAGGGGCCCCGAGGACGACAGGCACTGCGGCACTGACCACAGCGAGAGAGCCG TTCTGAACGGGGACGATGCTTTGTCGTGTCCGTCCCCTCCGGTGGTCAGTAAGGCCTACGTAGCGCCCAAGTGTGGCACTTCCCGAGAGGATATTCACGTCGAGCTTCAAGGAGCTGACCTGTGGAAAAGGTTTCACGAGATCGGCACCGAGATGATCATAACGAAAGCAGGAAG GAGAATGTTTCCGGCTATGCGGGTGAAGATGACGGGGCTCGATCCCCATCAGCAGTATTATATCGCCATGGATATTATACCCGTAGACAATAAGCGGTACAG GTATGTGTATCACAGCTCCAAATGGATGGTGGCCGGAAATGCAGATTCTCCGGTGCCGCCTCGGGTTTACATCCACCCAGACTCTCCGGCATCGGGGGATACTTGGATGCGGCAGGTCATCAGCTTCGACAAGCTCAAACTCACCAACAACGAACTGGATGACCAGGGACAC ATTATATTGCATTCGATGCACAAGTACCAGCCTCGGGTCCATGTCATCCGCAAGGAGTGTGGAGAGGAGCTGTCGCCGGTCAAGCCCATCCCGGGAGGAGACGGGGTGAAACACTTCTGCTTCCCCGAGACCGTCTTCACAACCGTGACTGCTTACCAGAACCAGCAG ATCACTCGACTGAAGATCGACCGGAACCCATTTGCGAAAGGATTCCGAGATTCCGGGCGTAACAG AATGGGTCTAGAGGCTATTGTGGAATCCTATGCATTCTGGAGACCCTCTTTACGGACCCTCAGTTTTGAAGATATACCTGGGATTCACAAACAAG GGAACATTACCAGTAACAAACCACAAGGCCTACAACTTTTTCAGTCCCTCTTTGAACTGCACCATACG GTTGATAAAATATGA
- the tbx18 gene encoding T-box transcription factor TBX18 isoform X1, producing the protein MAQRGMAEKRRSPSAMSLKAHAFSVEALIGAEKKRKVDGRSENGVELKERRTSPSVNAPSKDRGPEDDRHCGTDHSERAVLNGDDALSCPSPPVVSKAYVAPKCGTSREDIHVELQGADLWKRFHEIGTEMIITKAGRRMFPAMRVKMTGLDPHQQYYIAMDIIPVDNKRYRYVYHSSKWMVAGNADSPVPPRVYIHPDSPASGDTWMRQVISFDKLKLTNNELDDQGHIILHSMHKYQPRVHVIRKECGEELSPVKPIPGGDGVKHFCFPETVFTTVTAYQNQQITRLKIDRNPFAKGFRDSGRNRMGLEAIVESYAFWRPSLRTLSFEDIPGIHKQGGTVSSSAHQSPGNSAPTHLLPGSSCSSPAFHLSPNSSQLCNLGPAEFTTCNRTGLTFNRYSSSLAETYNRLTNPSSETFASQRSPPYIGVANTASVNMSISSNESEAFGCHQAGLPVPISGISSPQLQYIMPSPSNNAFSANQTHQSSYSTFRLHSPYGLYGYNFSTSPRLAASPEKIISSQGGFLGSSPSGTMTDRQILPTMEGVPLLNGSQQSMFDTRPLGSLTASPSQIPAHLV; encoded by the exons cCCAACGTGGAATGGCTGAGAAAAGGAGATCTCCGTCCGCAATGAGTTTGAAAGCTCATGCCTTTTCCGTGGAAGCGCTGATCGGGGcggaaaagaaaaggaaagtggACGGACGCAGCGAGAACGGGGTCGAGCTGAAAGAGCGAAGGACGAGCCCGAGTGTGAACGCGCCGAGTAAGGACAGGGGCCCCGAGGACGACAGGCACTGCGGCACTGACCACAGCGAGAGAGCCG TTCTGAACGGGGACGATGCTTTGTCGTGTCCGTCCCCTCCGGTGGTCAGTAAGGCCTACGTAGCGCCCAAGTGTGGCACTTCCCGAGAGGATATTCACGTCGAGCTTCAAGGAGCTGACCTGTGGAAAAGGTTTCACGAGATCGGCACCGAGATGATCATAACGAAAGCAGGAAG GAGAATGTTTCCGGCTATGCGGGTGAAGATGACGGGGCTCGATCCCCATCAGCAGTATTATATCGCCATGGATATTATACCCGTAGACAATAAGCGGTACAG GTATGTGTATCACAGCTCCAAATGGATGGTGGCCGGAAATGCAGATTCTCCGGTGCCGCCTCGGGTTTACATCCACCCAGACTCTCCGGCATCGGGGGATACTTGGATGCGGCAGGTCATCAGCTTCGACAAGCTCAAACTCACCAACAACGAACTGGATGACCAGGGACAC ATTATATTGCATTCGATGCACAAGTACCAGCCTCGGGTCCATGTCATCCGCAAGGAGTGTGGAGAGGAGCTGTCGCCGGTCAAGCCCATCCCGGGAGGAGACGGGGTGAAACACTTCTGCTTCCCCGAGACCGTCTTCACAACCGTGACTGCTTACCAGAACCAGCAG ATCACTCGACTGAAGATCGACCGGAACCCATTTGCGAAAGGATTCCGAGATTCCGGGCGTAACAG AATGGGTCTAGAGGCTATTGTGGAATCCTATGCATTCTGGAGACCCTCTTTACGGACCCTCAGTTTTGAAGATATACCTGGGATTCACAAACAAG GTGGTACAGTATCTTCAAGTGCCCACCAAAGTCCAGGAAACAGTGCTCCGACACATCTTCTGCCTGgctcttcctgctcctctccagCTTTCCATCTGTCACCAAACAGTAGCCAGCTCTGCAACCTGGGTCCAGCTGAATTCACAACCTGCAACCGTACAGGCCTGACCTTTAACAGATACAGCAGTAGTCTCGCTGAAACCTACAACCGTCTGACCAACCCTAGCAGTGAAACCTTTGCCTCCCAGAGGAGCCCTCCCTACATTGGAGTAGCTAACACAGCAAGTGTGAACATGTCAATATCCAGCAATGAAAGTGAGGCGTTCGGCTGCCATCAGGCTGGATTGCCTGTGCCAATCTCTGGGATATCATCTCCTCAGCTCCAGTACATCATGCCTTCACCATCAAATAATGCCTTCAGTGCCAATCAGACACACCAGAGCTCCTACAGTACTTTCAGATTACACAGCCCATATGGTTTATATGGATATAATTTCTCCACCTCCCCCAGACTGGCAGCCAGCCCTGAAAAAATAATTTCTTCCCAAGGAGGTTTTCTGGGCTCATCTCCCAGTGGTACCATGACTGATCGACAGATCTTGCCCACCATGGAGGGGGTACCTTTACTTAATGGCAGCCAGCAAAGCATGTTTGACACAAGGCCATTAGGGAGCTTGACAGCCTCACCATCCCAGATACCAGCACATTTAGTTTGA
- the tbx18 gene encoding T-box transcription factor TBX18 isoform X3, translating to MAQRGMAEKRRSPSAMSLKAHAFSVEALIGAEKKRKVDGRSENGVELKERRTSPSVNAPSKDRGPEDDRHCGTDHSERAVLNGDDALSCPSPPVVSKAYVAPKCGTSREDIHVELQGADLWKRFHEIGTEMIITKAGRRMFPAMRVKMTGLDPHQQYYIAMDIIPVDNKRYRYVYHSSKWMVAGNADSPVPPRVYIHPDSPASGDTWMRQVISFDKLKLTNNELDDQGHIILHSMHKYQPRVHVIRKECGEELSPVKPIPGGDGVKHFCFPETVFTTVTAYQNQQITRLKIDRNPFAKGFRDSGRNRMGLEAIVESYAFWRPSLRTLSFEDIPGIHKQGNITSNKPQGLQLFQSLFELHHTLCPQSTAMKLSEQDDIGIFYLFETLLNLRIL from the exons cCCAACGTGGAATGGCTGAGAAAAGGAGATCTCCGTCCGCAATGAGTTTGAAAGCTCATGCCTTTTCCGTGGAAGCGCTGATCGGGGcggaaaagaaaaggaaagtggACGGACGCAGCGAGAACGGGGTCGAGCTGAAAGAGCGAAGGACGAGCCCGAGTGTGAACGCGCCGAGTAAGGACAGGGGCCCCGAGGACGACAGGCACTGCGGCACTGACCACAGCGAGAGAGCCG TTCTGAACGGGGACGATGCTTTGTCGTGTCCGTCCCCTCCGGTGGTCAGTAAGGCCTACGTAGCGCCCAAGTGTGGCACTTCCCGAGAGGATATTCACGTCGAGCTTCAAGGAGCTGACCTGTGGAAAAGGTTTCACGAGATCGGCACCGAGATGATCATAACGAAAGCAGGAAG GAGAATGTTTCCGGCTATGCGGGTGAAGATGACGGGGCTCGATCCCCATCAGCAGTATTATATCGCCATGGATATTATACCCGTAGACAATAAGCGGTACAG GTATGTGTATCACAGCTCCAAATGGATGGTGGCCGGAAATGCAGATTCTCCGGTGCCGCCTCGGGTTTACATCCACCCAGACTCTCCGGCATCGGGGGATACTTGGATGCGGCAGGTCATCAGCTTCGACAAGCTCAAACTCACCAACAACGAACTGGATGACCAGGGACAC ATTATATTGCATTCGATGCACAAGTACCAGCCTCGGGTCCATGTCATCCGCAAGGAGTGTGGAGAGGAGCTGTCGCCGGTCAAGCCCATCCCGGGAGGAGACGGGGTGAAACACTTCTGCTTCCCCGAGACCGTCTTCACAACCGTGACTGCTTACCAGAACCAGCAG ATCACTCGACTGAAGATCGACCGGAACCCATTTGCGAAAGGATTCCGAGATTCCGGGCGTAACAG AATGGGTCTAGAGGCTATTGTGGAATCCTATGCATTCTGGAGACCCTCTTTACGGACCCTCAGTTTTGAAGATATACCTGGGATTCACAAACAAG GGAACATTACCAGTAACAAACCACAAGGCCTACAACTTTTTCAGTCCCTCTTTGAACTGCACCATACG TTATGTCCTCAAAGTACTGCAATGAAATTATCAG AACAGGATGATATTGGCATTTTCTATCTCTTTGAAACTTTACTAAATCTAAGGATTCTTTAA
- the tbx18 gene encoding T-box transcription factor TBX18 isoform X2 has product MAEKRRSPSAMSLKAHAFSVEALIGAEKKRKVDGRSENGVELKERRTSPSVNAPSKDRGPEDDRHCGTDHSERAVLNGDDALSCPSPPVVSKAYVAPKCGTSREDIHVELQGADLWKRFHEIGTEMIITKAGRRMFPAMRVKMTGLDPHQQYYIAMDIIPVDNKRYRYVYHSSKWMVAGNADSPVPPRVYIHPDSPASGDTWMRQVISFDKLKLTNNELDDQGHIILHSMHKYQPRVHVIRKECGEELSPVKPIPGGDGVKHFCFPETVFTTVTAYQNQQITRLKIDRNPFAKGFRDSGRNRMGLEAIVESYAFWRPSLRTLSFEDIPGIHKQGGTVSSSAHQSPGNSAPTHLLPGSSCSSPAFHLSPNSSQLCNLGPAEFTTCNRTGLTFNRYSSSLAETYNRLTNPSSETFASQRSPPYIGVANTASVNMSISSNESEAFGCHQAGLPVPISGISSPQLQYIMPSPSNNAFSANQTHQSSYSTFRLHSPYGLYGYNFSTSPRLAASPEKIISSQGGFLGSSPSGTMTDRQILPTMEGVPLLNGSQQSMFDTRPLGSLTASPSQIPAHLV; this is encoded by the exons ATGGCTGAGAAAAGGAGATCTCCGTCCGCAATGAGTTTGAAAGCTCATGCCTTTTCCGTGGAAGCGCTGATCGGGGcggaaaagaaaaggaaagtggACGGACGCAGCGAGAACGGGGTCGAGCTGAAAGAGCGAAGGACGAGCCCGAGTGTGAACGCGCCGAGTAAGGACAGGGGCCCCGAGGACGACAGGCACTGCGGCACTGACCACAGCGAGAGAGCCG TTCTGAACGGGGACGATGCTTTGTCGTGTCCGTCCCCTCCGGTGGTCAGTAAGGCCTACGTAGCGCCCAAGTGTGGCACTTCCCGAGAGGATATTCACGTCGAGCTTCAAGGAGCTGACCTGTGGAAAAGGTTTCACGAGATCGGCACCGAGATGATCATAACGAAAGCAGGAAG GAGAATGTTTCCGGCTATGCGGGTGAAGATGACGGGGCTCGATCCCCATCAGCAGTATTATATCGCCATGGATATTATACCCGTAGACAATAAGCGGTACAG GTATGTGTATCACAGCTCCAAATGGATGGTGGCCGGAAATGCAGATTCTCCGGTGCCGCCTCGGGTTTACATCCACCCAGACTCTCCGGCATCGGGGGATACTTGGATGCGGCAGGTCATCAGCTTCGACAAGCTCAAACTCACCAACAACGAACTGGATGACCAGGGACAC ATTATATTGCATTCGATGCACAAGTACCAGCCTCGGGTCCATGTCATCCGCAAGGAGTGTGGAGAGGAGCTGTCGCCGGTCAAGCCCATCCCGGGAGGAGACGGGGTGAAACACTTCTGCTTCCCCGAGACCGTCTTCACAACCGTGACTGCTTACCAGAACCAGCAG ATCACTCGACTGAAGATCGACCGGAACCCATTTGCGAAAGGATTCCGAGATTCCGGGCGTAACAG AATGGGTCTAGAGGCTATTGTGGAATCCTATGCATTCTGGAGACCCTCTTTACGGACCCTCAGTTTTGAAGATATACCTGGGATTCACAAACAAG GTGGTACAGTATCTTCAAGTGCCCACCAAAGTCCAGGAAACAGTGCTCCGACACATCTTCTGCCTGgctcttcctgctcctctccagCTTTCCATCTGTCACCAAACAGTAGCCAGCTCTGCAACCTGGGTCCAGCTGAATTCACAACCTGCAACCGTACAGGCCTGACCTTTAACAGATACAGCAGTAGTCTCGCTGAAACCTACAACCGTCTGACCAACCCTAGCAGTGAAACCTTTGCCTCCCAGAGGAGCCCTCCCTACATTGGAGTAGCTAACACAGCAAGTGTGAACATGTCAATATCCAGCAATGAAAGTGAGGCGTTCGGCTGCCATCAGGCTGGATTGCCTGTGCCAATCTCTGGGATATCATCTCCTCAGCTCCAGTACATCATGCCTTCACCATCAAATAATGCCTTCAGTGCCAATCAGACACACCAGAGCTCCTACAGTACTTTCAGATTACACAGCCCATATGGTTTATATGGATATAATTTCTCCACCTCCCCCAGACTGGCAGCCAGCCCTGAAAAAATAATTTCTTCCCAAGGAGGTTTTCTGGGCTCATCTCCCAGTGGTACCATGACTGATCGACAGATCTTGCCCACCATGGAGGGGGTACCTTTACTTAATGGCAGCCAGCAAAGCATGTTTGACACAAGGCCATTAGGGAGCTTGACAGCCTCACCATCCCAGATACCAGCACATTTAGTTTGA